ACTTTACTAATTGCTAATGAAGTAAAACAAATTGGTAAATACTTCAAAAAAACGCAAACAGATGAGAGTCCAATAAATCATGAGAAAATACTTTTCAATGAGTTTAGAACAATTGTAAACTATGCAAATGAGGCTTTAACAAGTATAAAATACAAAAAACATCTAGTAGAAGATATAAATAAAAACTTAGAAATCAGTGTTCAAGAAAAAACAAAAGAACTTACAAACTTAATAGAATCACAAAAACAGTTTTTGAAAAACTCAGTTCATGAAATAAATACACCACTTGCTATTATTCAAACAAATATAGATTTACTAAAAAGAAAAATTCCAGAAAATAAATATGTTACAAATATAGAATCAGGTTCAAAACTTATTCAAAACATTTATAATGACCTTTCATTTATGATAAAAAAAGATAGAGTTGAGTATCAAAAAGAGTATTTAAATTTTTCAGAAATACTTCAATCAAGAATTGAGTTTTTTGAAGAGATTGCAAAATCAAATAGCCTTTTTTTCATCTGCAATATTGAAGAAGATATTTATATAAAATTTAATAAAACACAATTACAAAGAGTTATTGATAATAACATATCAAATGCTATAAAATATTCATATGCAAAATCTCCTATATATATTAAATTAAAATATATAAATGATGAACAAATAGACTTCCAAGTAAAAACTACATCAGAACAAATCGATAATAAAGATAAAATTTTTGATGATTTTTATAGGGAAAATAATGCACGTGGTGGTTTTGGTTTAGGCTTAAGAATTGTAAAAGAGATTTGTGATAAGAACTTTGTTATAATCAAACTAGACTCAAATGAACAAGAAACAAAATTTACTTATAGGTTTAATATAAATGAAAATACTACTTCTTGAAGATGAATTAATGCTAAATAACGCAATAACTGAATATCTAAAAGATATTGGTCATATGGTTGAAAACTTCACTGATGGACAACAAGTTATTGATAATGTAGATGGCTCTTTTGACTTACTAATTTTAGATATAAATGTTCCTAAAAAAGATGGATTTGAGATATTAGAAGAACTAAATCAAAAAAAAGTTTATGTTCCTACTATATATATTAGTGCTCAAGTAGATATTGAAGATATTACAAAAGCATATGATTTGGGATGTAGAGAATATATTAAAAAACCTTTTCATTTAGGTGAACTAGGTATCAAAATAAATCAAATACTAAAAAAAGATCAAAAAAATACTTCTCATATGAGATTTAGTGAACACTACTCTTATGCAAAAGATACACAGACTCTATATTTTAATGGTGAGCCTCAAACACTTACAAAAAAACAATCTGAAATTATTCATATTTTAGCACTAAATATTAATATGATTGTAGACTTTGAACGGTTTAGAATTGACATCTGGAAAGGTGAAGATATTGACAATCCTACAATTAGAGCAGAAATTTCTAGGTTAAAAAAAGCACTGAAAGAGGATTTTATTAAAAATATAAGAGGTTTAGGCTATAAAATCGATAGATTTTACTCTGTATAACAACTACCATTTTTAGGGCCCTTATGCCCTATTCTTTCACTTAAAAATATTTTTTATTTATTAATTTTTTCAATTGCTACCTTTTTGCTATATATAGGATATATACTTTCAATGTGGGATGACTAAACAAGATGATTTGTTTTAACTTAGATTTTAAAAAGGAGACAATTATGAGTCCTGAAAAAGCTCAAGCTTACTGGAAAGAAAATATATCTACTATATTAAAATTGTTAGTAGTTTGGTTTATCGTTTCTTTTGGTTGCGGAATTATTTTTATAAATGAACTTAATGCAATCGAAATAAGTGGTGTTAAGTTAGGGTTCTGGTTCGCACAACAAGGTGCAATATATGTATTTGTGATTCTTATTTTTGTGTATGTTAGATTAATGACAAAAATAGATGAAAAATATGGTGTAAACGAATAGTCAAGGAGAGGGAAGATGGAATTACAATCATTAATTTATCTATTCGTAGGTATTTCATTCGCAATATATATTGGTATTGCACTTTGGGCTAAAGCTGGTTCAACTAAGGACTTTTATGTTGCAGGTGGAGGGGTTCACCCAGTAGCAAATGGTATGGCTACTGCAGCAGATTGGATGAGTGCTGCATCATTCATCTCTATGGCAGGTATTATTGCTTTTATTGGTAGTGATGCTAGTGCTTATTTAATGGGATGGACAGGTGGATATGTTCTACTTGCAATGTTATTAGCTCCATATTTAAGAAAGTTTGGTAAATTTACAGTTCCAGATTTTGTTGGTGATAGATATTATTCAGATGTTGCAAGAACAGTTGCTGTAATTGCTGTAATCTTTGTATCTTTTACATATGTTGCTGGTCAAATGAGAGGTGTTGGTATAGTATTTTCAAGATTTTTACAAGTTGACGTAAATACTGGTGTAATTATTGGTATGGTTATTGTATTTTTCTACTCTGTATTAGGAGGAATGAAAGGTATTACTTATACACAAGTTGCACAATATGTAGTAATGATTTTTGCATATACAATTCCTGCAATTTTCTTATCACTACAAGTTACTGATACATTTTTACCACAATTAGGTATTTTTGGACAAACAACTTTTGCATTTGATGATGGAGTAAAAGTTATTCCTGAAGGAACATATTTACTACATGCATTAGATTCAGCCATAACAGACCTTGGTTTTGGTGCTTATACTGAGCCTGGTAACTTATGGAATATGTTTATGTTAACAACAGCATTAATGTTAGGAACAGCAGGTTTACCTCACGTTATTGTAAGATTCTTTACAGTACCAACAGTAAAAGATGCTAGAGTTTCTGCTGGTTGGGCATTAGTATTTATTGCAATTATGTATACATCAGCATCAGCTGTTGCAGCATTTTCAAGAGTTAACTTAATTAAAAATGTTCAAAATGTTGAGTATAAAGCATTTGTAAATGGTGAATTATCACATGCAGATGGAACAAAAAATGATGGTAACTGGTTTAGAACTT
This DNA window, taken from Arcobacter sp. CECT 8986, encodes the following:
- a CDS encoding sodium:solute symporter family protein; this translates as MELQSLIYLFVGISFAIYIGIALWAKAGSTKDFYVAGGGVHPVANGMATAADWMSAASFISMAGIIAFIGSDASAYLMGWTGGYVLLAMLLAPYLRKFGKFTVPDFVGDRYYSDVARTVAVIAVIFVSFTYVAGQMRGVGIVFSRFLQVDVNTGVIIGMVIVFFYSVLGGMKGITYTQVAQYVVMIFAYTIPAIFLSLQVTDTFLPQLGIFGQTTFAFDDGVKVIPEGTYLLHALDSAITDLGFGAYTEPGNLWNMFMLTTALMLGTAGLPHVIVRFFTVPTVKDARVSAGWALVFIAIMYTSASAVAAFSRVNLIKNVQNVEYKAFVNGELSHADGTKNDGNWFRTWEQGGLLAWTDRNGDGKIQYAKGVAFDGPKGKPVFDGEKRAEDGHRVTLNSKGMPTQEELAKNNGMHNELYVDRDIMVLANPEIANLPNWVIAFIAAGGLAAALSTAAGLLLVIASAISHDLMGQVIFKDKDTGKSKLTEKSELTWARISAVAAICVAGYLGINPPGFVAQVVAFAFGLAAAAFFPTIILGVFDKRMNKEGAIAGILTGLIFTFGYIIYFVFLGGSKEDYFLGIAPTGIGTIGTILHLIVAFVVSRMTPEPPAHVQEIVENIRIPSGAGAAVDH
- a CDS encoding DUF4212 domain-containing protein, producing MSPEKAQAYWKENISTILKLLVVWFIVSFGCGIIFINELNAIEISGVKLGFWFAQQGAIYVFVILIFVYVRLMTKIDEKYGVNE
- a CDS encoding sensor histidine kinase, with translation MFKAKSLYQLIVYSIIFIIVLISFFTIIIIDNTFDEFQEKIKIIKSNYISKQKDIIKQDITNTIKFIEFYHNMNKGKKSEEQIKKEIIHAIKQMENQNDIDDYTFIYTFDGTSVYYPVGKTGKNLLEYIDKSGTSVIKDLITISKNNDGGFVQYTWYKPEIKKEANKISYAMSYKPWNWTIGKGVYLDNIKKLVREKEAEYDEKISNSTLQITSLTIMLVLYSIFIFKNATLLIANEVKQIGKYFKKTQTDESPINHEKILFNEFRTIVNYANEALTSIKYKKHLVEDINKNLEISVQEKTKELTNLIESQKQFLKNSVHEINTPLAIIQTNIDLLKRKIPENKYVTNIESGSKLIQNIYNDLSFMIKKDRVEYQKEYLNFSEILQSRIEFFEEIAKSNSLFFICNIEEDIYIKFNKTQLQRVIDNNISNAIKYSYAKSPIYIKLKYINDEQIDFQVKTTSEQIDNKDKIFDDFYRENNARGGFGLGLRIVKEICDKNFVIIKLDSNEQETKFTYRFNINENTTS
- a CDS encoding response regulator transcription factor, with the translated sequence MKILLLEDELMLNNAITEYLKDIGHMVENFTDGQQVIDNVDGSFDLLILDINVPKKDGFEILEELNQKKVYVPTIYISAQVDIEDITKAYDLGCREYIKKPFHLGELGIKINQILKKDQKNTSHMRFSEHYSYAKDTQTLYFNGEPQTLTKKQSEIIHILALNINMIVDFERFRIDIWKGEDIDNPTIRAEISRLKKALKEDFIKNIRGLGYKIDRFYSV